One Williamsia phyllosphaerae genomic window, GACACCGTCCCGGGCCGGTTGGTCGGATGTCACGACGGCGCGTCGAGCGGCTTTCCGGGACGCCAGCGGACGGAGGTAGGCCATCCCGTCGACCGTCAGGCGCGCGACCCCCATCCGGTTCCCGGGCCCGTCGGTGAGGAGTCCGATCGCGCCGGCGACCTGCGCGGCGAGATCGCCCTTCTCGGTGATGTCGGTGCCGAACGCCATGCTCGGCGTCTCGTCGAGGAGCACCCAGGTCTCGAGTTCGTGGTCGGCGCGCGGTCGCCAGACATGCGGTTCCATCGACCGGGCGGTGACGTTCCAGTCGATCCGCCGGACGTCGTCGCCCGGCTGGTACCGGACGATCTCCTCGGCGACGCTGCCCGGGCCCAGCCGCACACCCTCGTTGTCGCCGTAGATCAACCCGGACACCCGCCGGCGCACCCGCAGCTCGAGATCTCCGAACGCGGTCAGCGTCACGCCAGTCGCTCCTCGGCGTCGTCCTCGTGTGGCGCGATCCGCGGTGCGGGCACGGCGCGGACCACCACGTCGATCAGGTCCCGTGCGTCGATGTCGTCGGCCGACGCGTCGAACGTCAGCACCAACCGGTGCGCCAGGACGTCGCCCGCGAGGTCCGCCACGTCGCCCGGCAACACGTAGTCACGGCCGCGGATCAACGCCAGGGCGCGCGATGCCGCCAGCAGCCCGAGCGACCCTCGAGGGCTGACGCCGTACTCGAGGGCACCGACGAGACCGGGGAGTCCGTAGTCGGCGGGCGTTCGGGTGGCCATCACCAGTCGGACGATGTAGTTCTCGATCGCGTGGTGGACGAACACCGCCGCGGCCGCCGCCTGTAGCTCGACCACGTCCTCGAGCTGCAGGATCGTCGAGGCCTGCGGCGCCGTGATGCCCATGCGCGAGATGATCGCCATCTCCTCCAACTCGCTCGGATGGCCGACGTCGACCTTGAGCAGGAAACGGTCGCGCTGCGCCTCGGGCAGGCGGTACACCCCGTCGGTCTCGATGGGGTTCTGCGTGGCGAGGACCAGGAACGGGTCGGGGAGGGCGAAAGTCCGTCCACCGATGCTGACCTGTTTCTCCGCCATCGCCTCCAGCAGCGCCGACTGCACCTTGGCCGGCGCCCGGTTGATCTCGTCGGCGAGGACGAGGTTGCCGAAGATGGGACCGAGCTCGATGTCGAAACTCTCCGTCGACGGCCGCCACACCCGGGTGCCGACGATGTCGCCGGGCATCAGGTCGGGGGTGAACTGCAGTCGTCGGAACTCCCCGCCGACGACCTCGGCGAGGGTGCGGACGGCCAGGGTCTTCGCGACCCCGGGAACTCCTTCGAGCAGGACGTGTCCGCGGGCCAACAGACCCACGAGCATGCGTTCGACCATGGCGTCCTGGCCGACCACGACGCGCTTGACCTCGAAGAGGGCGCGCTCGACCCGGGCTCCCGCGGCCACCGGTGGGTCGACCGGGGTCGGTCGGGTCGTGCTGGTGAGGTGGTCGTTCATCTGGAGGCTCCTCGAGGATTGCCGATCGGCGGGTGACGCAGTGAGCCCAGTGGACCCGTGACATGCGAAAACCAGTGGAAAAGCCACCGAAAGGCGAGCGAAAGAGCAGTCGTCGCTCCTGGTGAGCCCCGCTATCGTGGGGTGCCATGAGGTTGTTGATCGTGGAGGACGAAGAGGGGTTGGTCAGTGCGCTGAGCATCGGGCTGCGGCGTGAGGGGTACGCCGTCGACATCTCACTGACGTGTGCCGACGCCTACGCCAAGCTCGCCGTGCACGCCTACGATCTCGTCCTGCTCGACGTCAACCTGCCCGACGGCGACGGCTTCACACTCGCACAGCGTGTCCGAGAAGGGTTGGTGCCCAGCGAATCCGGTCCTGATGTCCGCGTCCTCATGCTCACCGCCCGCGGCGGACTGCCGGACCGGGTCCGCGGGCTGGACGTGGGCGCCGACGACTACGTCGTCAAACCCTTTGCCCTCGCCGAACTCTCGGCCCGGATCCGCGCGCTGCTGCGCCGCGAGGTGGTCCGGTCCTCGACGGTGGCCAAGGTCGGAGACATCACCCTCGACCCCGCGCGTCAGCTCGTGCACCGGGGTGGCCGGGAGGTGGGTCTGACGCTCAAGGAGTTCGCGGTGCTGCGCTACCTGATGAGCAAGCCCGACCACCTGATCTCCGCCGAGGAGCTGCTCCGACACGTCTGGGACGAGAACGCCGACCCGTTCACACAGACGGTCCGGGTCACGGTGGGCACGCTGCGGCGCAAGCTCAGCGTCGGTTCCGAGACGCCGGCGATCGAGACCATGATCGGGCGCGGTTACCGGTTGCGGAAGACCGCGTGACCGCCCGCCCCGGGTGGGTTCGAACCATCCGGGTACGACTCGCGCTGTTCACCTCGGCCCTGCTGTTCATCGTCACCGCCGCGATCCTCGCCGCGGTCTACCTGACGCTGTCGCACACCATCGAGGCCGGCCCTCTCGACGAGGTCACGGTGAAGAAGTTCACCAAGACCGCCGGTGGGACAATCCAATACAAGGCAGGCGAGCAGTTCCAGGCCGCCGATCTGCAGAGCGTGCAGAAGGCGGTCAACCAGAACACCCTCGACACCCTCCGCAACGCATCGGTGGTGGCGTTGGTGGTCATCTTCGGGCTCAGCCTGCTGATCGGTTGGTTCGTCGCCGGGCGTCTCCTGCGTCCGCTCGGACGTATCACCGACACCGCCCGGGAGATCACCGCGACCGACCTGAGCCGTCGCATAGCTGCGTCGGGACCGACCGACGAACTCAAGACCCTCGCCGACACCATCGACCACATGCTCGATCGGCTGGAGACGGCTTTTCGGACCGAGCGGAATCTGGTCGAGGACGTGAGTCACGAGTTGCGAAATCCCGTGGCGGTCATCCAGGCGAATGTCGAGGCGGTGCTGGCCGACGACCAGTCGAGTGCCGCCGAACGCGCCGATGCGATGGCGATCATCACTCGGGCCACGGCTCGGATGACGCGCCTGCTCGAGGATCTCCTGGCCACGGCGCGACGACGGTCAGGAGCGTTCACCGACCACGAACTCGATCTCGCGAGCCTCGTCACCGACACCGCCGAGGAGTACCGCTTCCCCGCGGAGGAACGTTCACTCGATCTGGTGGTGCGGGCCCCGACCGGACCAATCGTCTACGCCGAGCCGGAGTCCCTGGGCCGCGCCATTGGCAACCTGATGTCGAACGCGATCCGGTTGGCCCCCAGCGGATCGACGATCACGGTCGCGGTCGGCAGCCAGGCCGGTTGGTCGTGGACCGCGGTCCGCGATGCCGGTCCGGGGATCGCGGAGTCGGAGCAGCAGTTGGTGTTCGAGCGCTTCCGGCGCGCGAGCACCGGTGAACAATCCGAGAGCCGTCGGCGGGGGAGCGGTTTGGGCCTGACCATCGCCCGACAGATCGTCGAGAGCCATGAGGGCCGAATGACGCTGTTCAGCGCAGTGGGCGTGGGGAGCACCTTCGTCATCTGGTTGCCCGATCGCGCGATCGCGGGCGGCGTGGAACGCGAACCCACCCCACCGACGGTCAATCCGCTTCCGGCCGTGACCGATCAGACGTCACGTCCATGACGGAGGTATTCATCGTCGGTGACGTGCT contains:
- a CDS encoding DUF58 domain-containing protein is translated as MTLTAFGDLELRVRRRVSGLIYGDNEGVRLGPGSVAEEIVRYQPGDDVRRIDWNVTARSMEPHVWRPRADHELETWVLLDETPSMAFGTDITEKGDLAAQVAGAIGLLTDGPGNRMGVARLTVDGMAYLRPLASRKAARRAVVTSDQPARDGVAEVDLTTAIDELSRRARRPGLRVIVSDLLGADGAIDRPFAWERALRRMAVRNQVVVVEIIDPRDLSLPDVGHLVLVDPESGRQREISTSDRRTRHAFDSAARRFRSDTTAAVRSTGCQHVVLRTDQDWLLELARFVQRWNRS
- a CDS encoding AAA family ATPase; this translates as MNDHLTSTTRPTPVDPPVAAGARVERALFEVKRVVVGQDAMVERMLVGLLARGHVLLEGVPGVAKTLAVRTLAEVVGGEFRRLQFTPDLMPGDIVGTRVWRPSTESFDIELGPIFGNLVLADEINRAPAKVQSALLEAMAEKQVSIGGRTFALPDPFLVLATQNPIETDGVYRLPEAQRDRFLLKVDVGHPSELEEMAIISRMGITAPQASTILQLEDVVELQAAAAAVFVHHAIENYIVRLVMATRTPADYGLPGLVGALEYGVSPRGSLGLLAASRALALIRGRDYVLPGDVADLAGDVLAHRLVLTFDASADDIDARDLIDVVVRAVPAPRIAPHEDDAEERLA
- a CDS encoding response regulator transcription factor; translated protein: MRLLIVEDEEGLVSALSIGLRREGYAVDISLTCADAYAKLAVHAYDLVLLDVNLPDGDGFTLAQRVREGLVPSESGPDVRVLMLTARGGLPDRVRGLDVGADDYVVKPFALAELSARIRALLRREVVRSSTVAKVGDITLDPARQLVHRGGREVGLTLKEFAVLRYLMSKPDHLISAEELLRHVWDENADPFTQTVRVTVGTLRRKLSVGSETPAIETMIGRGYRLRKTA
- a CDS encoding sensor histidine kinase, whose amino-acid sequence is MTARPGWVRTIRVRLALFTSALLFIVTAAILAAVYLTLSHTIEAGPLDEVTVKKFTKTAGGTIQYKAGEQFQAADLQSVQKAVNQNTLDTLRNASVVALVVIFGLSLLIGWFVAGRLLRPLGRITDTAREITATDLSRRIAASGPTDELKTLADTIDHMLDRLETAFRTERNLVEDVSHELRNPVAVIQANVEAVLADDQSSAAERADAMAIITRATARMTRLLEDLLATARRRSGAFTDHELDLASLVTDTAEEYRFPAEERSLDLVVRAPTGPIVYAEPESLGRAIGNLMSNAIRLAPSGSTITVAVGSQAGWSWTAVRDAGPGIAESEQQLVFERFRRASTGEQSESRRRGSGLGLTIARQIVESHEGRMTLFSAVGVGSTFVIWLPDRAIAGGVEREPTPPTVNPLPAVTDQTSRP